Proteins from a genomic interval of Equus quagga isolate Etosha38 chromosome 13, UCLA_HA_Equagga_1.0, whole genome shotgun sequence:
- the ARHGEF1 gene encoding rho guanine nucleotide exchange factor 1 isoform X3 gives MEAEDVARGAAPGPPRPGPVPVTIIGAEDEDFENELETNTEEQNSQFQSLEQVKRRPVHLMALLQHVALQFDPGPLLCCLHADMLGSLGPKEAKKAFIDFYHSFLDKTAVLRVVVPPTVSFELDRTRPDLLSEDVQRQFVQEVVQSQQEAVSRQLEDFRSKRLMGMTPSEQELSQLEAWVGRDRASFEARERHVAEQLLNHLEEMQHTISTDEEKSAAVVSAISLYMRHLGVRTKSGDKKSGRNFFRKKVMGNKRSDEPTKTKKGLSSFLDAARWNRVEPQVPDMRHLKNETNVEKLGLTERKGGLGAPSRDRNVGAPGQDTPGVSLHPLSGDSPNRESGVDGPLELGDPPSQGPASLELPAPPESTEEGADTERLPGRLGRSESLRVSDRRRPSRGSLGAKGRGGGRSRSDVDMDPSSATAVLGPARRATPEPGDEGEPGRSGLELEPEEPPGWRELILPDTLHSLPKSQVKRQEVISELLVTEAAHVRMLRVLHDLFYQPMVDGGFFPVEELQNIFPSLDELIEVHSLFLDCLMKRRQDSGPVIEEIGDVLLARFDGAEGSWFQKISSRFCSRQSFALEQLKAKQRKEPRFSAFVQEAESRPRCRRLQLKDMIPTEMQRLTKYPLLLQSIGQNTEEPAEREKVELAAECCREILHHVNQAVRDMEDLLRLKDYQRRLDLSHLRQSSDPMLSEFKNLDITKKRLIHEGPLTWRVTKDKAVEVHVLLLDDLLLLLQRQDERLLLKSHSRTLTPTPDGKTMLRPVLRLTSAMTREVATDHKAFYVIFTWDQEAQIYELVAQTVSERKNWCNLITETAGSLKVPAPASRHKPRPSPISTREPLLSSSENGNCGREMPPADGRMERLLSALLPFSRLGPEGQLAAKALGKVLSLKQLLFPMEEDSGAGPPRAGDGVPGGGPLSPAQTQEIREELLSLEETIKQLEEVEEEFCRLRVLLSQLGENTVPQPGCT, from the exons ATGGAGGCCGAGGACGTCGCCCGAGGGGCG gccccagggCCCCCCCGGCCTGGCCCAGTGCCCGTCACCATCATCGGGGCTGAGGACGAGGATTTTGAGAATGAGCTGGAGACG AACACAGAGGAACAAAACAGCCAGTTCCAGAGCCTGGAGCAGGTGAAGCGGCGCCCAGTCCACCTCATGGCCCTCCTGCAGCACGTGGCCCTGCAGTTCGACCCGGGACCCCtg ctctgctgcctgcACGCGGACATGCTGGGCTCGCTGGGCCCCAAGGAGGCCAAGAAGGCCTTCATCGACTTCTACCACAGCTTCCTGGACAAGACCGCG GTTCTGCGGGTGGTCGTCCCTCCCACCGTCTCCTTTGAACTTG ACCGCACAAGGCCTGACCTCTTGTCTGAGGACGTCCAGCGGCAGTTCGTGCAGGAGGTGGTGCAGAGCCAGCAGGAGGCCGTCAGCCGTCAGCTGGAGGACTTCCGCTCCAAGCGGCTCATGGGCATGACGCCCTCCGAGCAGGAGCTGTCCCAGCTGGAGGCCTGGGTTGGGCGGGACCGTGCCAGCTTCGAGGCCCGGGAGCGGCATGTGGCGGAGCAGCTGCTGAACCACCTGGAGGAGATGCA ACACACCATCTCTACGGATGAGGAAAAGAg TGCCGCTGTGGTCAGCGCCATCAGCCTATACATGCGCCACCTTGGAGTGCGGACCAAGAGCGGGGACAAGAAGTCAGGGAGGAATTTCTTCCGAAAAAAG GTGATGGGGAACAAGCGGTCAGACGAGCCTACCAAGACCAAGAAAGGACTGAGCAGCTTCCTAGATGCCGCCCGCTGGAACCGAGTTGAGCCCCAGG TCCCAGACATGCGACACCTCAAAAACGAGACTAACG TTGAGAAGCTAGGCCTTACAGAGCGGAAGGGAGGCCTGGGGGCGCCCTCCCGGGACCGGAATGTCGGGGCTCCTGGGCAAGATACCCCTGGAGTTTCTCTGCACCCTCTGTCCGGGGATAGCCCCAACCGGGAATCAG GTGTTGATGGCCCACTGGAGCTGGGGGACCCGCCCTCGCAGGGCCCCGCCAGCCTGGAGCTCCCAGCGCCCCCAGAGAGCACTGAGGAGGGTGCTGATACAGAGAG GCTACCGGGGCGTCTGGGGCGCTCGGAGAGCCTGCGGGTGAGTGACCGCCGCCGGCCTTCCCGGGGCAGCCTCGGGGCTAAGGGCCGGGGTGGGGGCCGCTCCCGGAGTGACGTGGACAtggaccccagctctgccacggcCGTGCTTGGCCCTGCCCGACGAGCCAC CCCTGAGCCGGGAGATGAGGGGGAGCCAGGGCGGTCAGGACTGGAGCTGGAACCAGAAGAGCCCCCGGGCTGGCGGGAGCTCATCCTTCCAGACACCCTGCACAGCCTGCCCAAGAGCCAGGTGAAGCGGCAGGAGGTCATCAGCG AGCTGCTGGTGACAGAGGCAGCCCATGTGCGCATGCTCCGGGTGCTGCATGACCTCTTCTACCAGCCCATGGTGGACGGGGGCTTCTTCCCCGTGGAGGAGCTACAGAACATCTTCCCCAGCCTGGACGAGCTCATCGAGGTGCATT CCCTGTTCCTCGATTGCCTGATGAAGCGGAGGCAGGACAGTGGCCCCGTCATTGAGGAGATCGGAGACGTACTGCTGGCCCGG TTTGATGGTGCTGAGGGCTCCTGGTTCCAGAAAATCTCCTCCCGCTTCTGCAGCCGCCAGTCGTTTGCCTTAGAGCAGCTCAAAGCTAAACAGCGCAAGGAGCCTCGGTTCTCTGCCTTCGTGCAG GAGGCCGAGAGCCGCCCACGGTGCCGCCGCCTGCAGCTGAAGGACATGATCCCCACGGAGATGCAGCGTCTGACCAAGTATCCCCTGCTCCTGCAGAGCATCGGGCAGAACACAG AAGAGCCCGCGGAACGGGAGAAAGTGGAGCTGGCAGCTGAGTGCTGCCGGGAAATTCTGCACCATGTCAACCAAGCTGTGCGCGACATGGAGGACCTGCTG CGGCTCAAGGATTATCAGCGGCGCCTGGACTTGTCCCACCTGCGGCAGAGCAGCGACCCCATGCTGAGCGAGTTCAAG AACCTGGACATCACCAAGAAGAGGTTGATCCATGAGGGCCCACTGACGTGGCGGGTGACAAAGGACAAGGCCGTGG AGGTCCATGTGCTGCTGCTGGAtgacctgctgctgctgctccagcgCCAGGACGAGCGGCTGCTGCTCAAGTCGCACAGCCGGACGCTGACGCCCACACCCGACGGCAAGACCATGCTGCGGCCGGTGCTGCGGCTCACCTCCGCCATGACCCGTGAGGTGGCCACTG ATCACAAAGCCTTCTATGTCATCTTTACCTGGGACCAGGAGGCTCAGATATATGAGCTGGTGGCGCAGACGGTGTCGGAACGGAAGAA CTGGTGTAACCTTATCACTGAAACCGCCGGATCCCTCAAGGTCCCTGCCCCTGCTTCCCGTCACAAACCCCGGCCCAGCCCAATCAG cacccGTGAACCCCTGCTCAGCAGCTCCGAGAACGGCAACTGTGGCCGTGAGATGCCCCCGGCTGATG GCCGAATGGAGAGACTCCTCAGCGCCCTGCTGCCCTTCAGCAGACTCGGCCCTGAGGGCCAGCTCGCTGCCAAGGCCCTTGGGAAAG TGCTGTCCCTGAAGCAGCTCCTGTTTCCCATGGAGGAAGACAGCGGGGCGGGGCCTCCCCGTGCAGGGGATGGGGTCCCAGGGGGTGGCCCCCTGAGCCCAGCGCAGACCCAGGAAATTCGGGAGGAGCTACTCAGCCTGGAGGAGACCATTAAACAGCTGGAG gaggtggaggaggaattTTGTCGCCTACGAGTCCTCCTGTCTCAGCTCGGGGAGAACACTGTCCCCCAGCCTGGCTGTACCTGA
- the ARHGEF1 gene encoding rho guanine nucleotide exchange factor 1 isoform X5, producing MEAEDVARGAAPGPPRPGPVPVTIIGAEDEDFENELETVRGMGQNTEEQNSQFQSLEQVKRRPVHLMALLQHVALQFDPGPLLCCLHADMLGSLGPKEAKKAFIDFYHSFLDKTAVLRVVVPPTVSFELDRTRPDLLSEDVQRQFVQEVVQSQQEAVSRQLEDFRSKRLMGMTPSEQELSQLEAWVGRDRASFEARERHVAEQLLNHLEEMQHTISTDEEKSAAVVSAISLYMRHLGVRTKSGDKKSGRNFFRKKVMGNKRSDEPTKTKKGLSSFLDAARWNRVEPQVPDMRHLKNETNVEKLGLTERKGGLGAPSRDRNVGAPGQDTPGVSLHPLSGDSPNRESGVDGPLELGDPPSQGPASLELPAPPESTEEGADTESPEPGDEGEPGRSGLELEPEEPPGWRELILPDTLHSLPKSQVKRQEVISELLVTEAAHVRMLRVLHDLFYQPMVDGGFFPVEELQNIFPSLDELIEVHSLFLDCLMKRRQDSGPVIEEIGDVLLARFDGAEGSWFQKISSRFCSRQSFALEQLKAKQRKEPRFSAFVQEAESRPRCRRLQLKDMIPTEMQRLTKYPLLLQSIGQNTEEPAEREKVELAAECCREILHHVNQAVRDMEDLLRLKDYQRRLDLSHLRQSSDPMLSEFKNLDITKKRLIHEGPLTWRVTKDKAVEVHVLLLDDLLLLLQRQDERLLLKSHSRTLTPTPDGKTMLRPVLRLTSAMTREVATDHKAFYVIFTWDQEAQIYELVAQTVSERKNWCNLITETAGSLKVPAPASRHKPRPSPISTREPLLSSSENGNCGREMPPADGRMERLLSALLPFSRLGPEGQLAAKALGKVLSLKQLLFPMEEDSGAGPPRAGDGVPGGGPLSPAQTQEIREELLSLEETIKQLEEVEEEFCRLRVLLSQLGENTVPQPGCT from the exons ATGGAGGCCGAGGACGTCGCCCGAGGGGCG gccccagggCCCCCCCGGCCTGGCCCAGTGCCCGTCACCATCATCGGGGCTGAGGACGAGGATTTTGAGAATGAGCTGGAGACGGTGAGGGGGATGGGGCAG AACACAGAGGAACAAAACAGCCAGTTCCAGAGCCTGGAGCAGGTGAAGCGGCGCCCAGTCCACCTCATGGCCCTCCTGCAGCACGTGGCCCTGCAGTTCGACCCGGGACCCCtg ctctgctgcctgcACGCGGACATGCTGGGCTCGCTGGGCCCCAAGGAGGCCAAGAAGGCCTTCATCGACTTCTACCACAGCTTCCTGGACAAGACCGCG GTTCTGCGGGTGGTCGTCCCTCCCACCGTCTCCTTTGAACTTG ACCGCACAAGGCCTGACCTCTTGTCTGAGGACGTCCAGCGGCAGTTCGTGCAGGAGGTGGTGCAGAGCCAGCAGGAGGCCGTCAGCCGTCAGCTGGAGGACTTCCGCTCCAAGCGGCTCATGGGCATGACGCCCTCCGAGCAGGAGCTGTCCCAGCTGGAGGCCTGGGTTGGGCGGGACCGTGCCAGCTTCGAGGCCCGGGAGCGGCATGTGGCGGAGCAGCTGCTGAACCACCTGGAGGAGATGCA ACACACCATCTCTACGGATGAGGAAAAGAg TGCCGCTGTGGTCAGCGCCATCAGCCTATACATGCGCCACCTTGGAGTGCGGACCAAGAGCGGGGACAAGAAGTCAGGGAGGAATTTCTTCCGAAAAAAG GTGATGGGGAACAAGCGGTCAGACGAGCCTACCAAGACCAAGAAAGGACTGAGCAGCTTCCTAGATGCCGCCCGCTGGAACCGAGTTGAGCCCCAGG TCCCAGACATGCGACACCTCAAAAACGAGACTAACG TTGAGAAGCTAGGCCTTACAGAGCGGAAGGGAGGCCTGGGGGCGCCCTCCCGGGACCGGAATGTCGGGGCTCCTGGGCAAGATACCCCTGGAGTTTCTCTGCACCCTCTGTCCGGGGATAGCCCCAACCGGGAATCAG GTGTTGATGGCCCACTGGAGCTGGGGGACCCGCCCTCGCAGGGCCCCGCCAGCCTGGAGCTCCCAGCGCCCCCAGAGAGCACTGAGGAGGGTGCTGATACAGAGAG CCCTGAGCCGGGAGATGAGGGGGAGCCAGGGCGGTCAGGACTGGAGCTGGAACCAGAAGAGCCCCCGGGCTGGCGGGAGCTCATCCTTCCAGACACCCTGCACAGCCTGCCCAAGAGCCAGGTGAAGCGGCAGGAGGTCATCAGCG AGCTGCTGGTGACAGAGGCAGCCCATGTGCGCATGCTCCGGGTGCTGCATGACCTCTTCTACCAGCCCATGGTGGACGGGGGCTTCTTCCCCGTGGAGGAGCTACAGAACATCTTCCCCAGCCTGGACGAGCTCATCGAGGTGCATT CCCTGTTCCTCGATTGCCTGATGAAGCGGAGGCAGGACAGTGGCCCCGTCATTGAGGAGATCGGAGACGTACTGCTGGCCCGG TTTGATGGTGCTGAGGGCTCCTGGTTCCAGAAAATCTCCTCCCGCTTCTGCAGCCGCCAGTCGTTTGCCTTAGAGCAGCTCAAAGCTAAACAGCGCAAGGAGCCTCGGTTCTCTGCCTTCGTGCAG GAGGCCGAGAGCCGCCCACGGTGCCGCCGCCTGCAGCTGAAGGACATGATCCCCACGGAGATGCAGCGTCTGACCAAGTATCCCCTGCTCCTGCAGAGCATCGGGCAGAACACAG AAGAGCCCGCGGAACGGGAGAAAGTGGAGCTGGCAGCTGAGTGCTGCCGGGAAATTCTGCACCATGTCAACCAAGCTGTGCGCGACATGGAGGACCTGCTG CGGCTCAAGGATTATCAGCGGCGCCTGGACTTGTCCCACCTGCGGCAGAGCAGCGACCCCATGCTGAGCGAGTTCAAG AACCTGGACATCACCAAGAAGAGGTTGATCCATGAGGGCCCACTGACGTGGCGGGTGACAAAGGACAAGGCCGTGG AGGTCCATGTGCTGCTGCTGGAtgacctgctgctgctgctccagcgCCAGGACGAGCGGCTGCTGCTCAAGTCGCACAGCCGGACGCTGACGCCCACACCCGACGGCAAGACCATGCTGCGGCCGGTGCTGCGGCTCACCTCCGCCATGACCCGTGAGGTGGCCACTG ATCACAAAGCCTTCTATGTCATCTTTACCTGGGACCAGGAGGCTCAGATATATGAGCTGGTGGCGCAGACGGTGTCGGAACGGAAGAA CTGGTGTAACCTTATCACTGAAACCGCCGGATCCCTCAAGGTCCCTGCCCCTGCTTCCCGTCACAAACCCCGGCCCAGCCCAATCAG cacccGTGAACCCCTGCTCAGCAGCTCCGAGAACGGCAACTGTGGCCGTGAGATGCCCCCGGCTGATG GCCGAATGGAGAGACTCCTCAGCGCCCTGCTGCCCTTCAGCAGACTCGGCCCTGAGGGCCAGCTCGCTGCCAAGGCCCTTGGGAAAG TGCTGTCCCTGAAGCAGCTCCTGTTTCCCATGGAGGAAGACAGCGGGGCGGGGCCTCCCCGTGCAGGGGATGGGGTCCCAGGGGGTGGCCCCCTGAGCCCAGCGCAGACCCAGGAAATTCGGGAGGAGCTACTCAGCCTGGAGGAGACCATTAAACAGCTGGAG gaggtggaggaggaattTTGTCGCCTACGAGTCCTCCTGTCTCAGCTCGGGGAGAACACTGTCCCCCAGCCTGGCTGTACCTGA
- the ARHGEF1 gene encoding rho guanine nucleotide exchange factor 1 isoform X1, with protein sequence MEAEDVARGAAPGPPRPGPVPVTIIGAEDEDFENELETVRGMGQNTEEQNSQFQSLEQVKRRPVHLMALLQHVALQFDPGPLLCCLHADMLGSLGPKEAKKAFIDFYHSFLDKTAVLRVVVPPTVSFELDRTRPDLLSEDVQRQFVQEVVQSQQEAVSRQLEDFRSKRLMGMTPSEQELSQLEAWVGRDRASFEARERHVAEQLLNHLEEMQHTISTDEEKSAAVVSAISLYMRHLGVRTKSGDKKSGRNFFRKKVMGNKRSDEPTKTKKGLSSFLDAARWNRVEPQVPDMRHLKNETNVEKLGLTERKGGLGAPSRDRNVGAPGQDTPGVSLHPLSGDSPNRESGVDGPLELGDPPSQGPASLELPAPPESTEEGADTERKWKRLPGRLGRSESLRVSDRRRPSRGSLGAKGRGGGRSRSDVDMDPSSATAVLGPARRATPEPGDEGEPGRSGLELEPEEPPGWRELILPDTLHSLPKSQVKRQEVISELLVTEAAHVRMLRVLHDLFYQPMVDGGFFPVEELQNIFPSLDELIEVHSLFLDCLMKRRQDSGPVIEEIGDVLLARFDGAEGSWFQKISSRFCSRQSFALEQLKAKQRKEPRFSAFVQEAESRPRCRRLQLKDMIPTEMQRLTKYPLLLQSIGQNTEEPAEREKVELAAECCREILHHVNQAVRDMEDLLRLKDYQRRLDLSHLRQSSDPMLSEFKNLDITKKRLIHEGPLTWRVTKDKAVEVHVLLLDDLLLLLQRQDERLLLKSHSRTLTPTPDGKTMLRPVLRLTSAMTREVATDHKAFYVIFTWDQEAQIYELVAQTVSERKNWCNLITETAGSLKVPAPASRHKPRPSPISTREPLLSSSENGNCGREMPPADGRMERLLSALLPFSRLGPEGQLAAKALGKGGGGGILSPTSPPVSARGEHCPPAWLYLRLPASGRPFARRRGREGHPLPHSCRSISNPKGLRRGSRASGATPGGPPLGSAPPNLALASAFSPSCLLLGGLRASFQGGTTVTPISRAISVLPGGATPHPQVPLLCFYTLNWRFIF encoded by the exons ATGGAGGCCGAGGACGTCGCCCGAGGGGCG gccccagggCCCCCCCGGCCTGGCCCAGTGCCCGTCACCATCATCGGGGCTGAGGACGAGGATTTTGAGAATGAGCTGGAGACGGTGAGGGGGATGGGGCAG AACACAGAGGAACAAAACAGCCAGTTCCAGAGCCTGGAGCAGGTGAAGCGGCGCCCAGTCCACCTCATGGCCCTCCTGCAGCACGTGGCCCTGCAGTTCGACCCGGGACCCCtg ctctgctgcctgcACGCGGACATGCTGGGCTCGCTGGGCCCCAAGGAGGCCAAGAAGGCCTTCATCGACTTCTACCACAGCTTCCTGGACAAGACCGCG GTTCTGCGGGTGGTCGTCCCTCCCACCGTCTCCTTTGAACTTG ACCGCACAAGGCCTGACCTCTTGTCTGAGGACGTCCAGCGGCAGTTCGTGCAGGAGGTGGTGCAGAGCCAGCAGGAGGCCGTCAGCCGTCAGCTGGAGGACTTCCGCTCCAAGCGGCTCATGGGCATGACGCCCTCCGAGCAGGAGCTGTCCCAGCTGGAGGCCTGGGTTGGGCGGGACCGTGCCAGCTTCGAGGCCCGGGAGCGGCATGTGGCGGAGCAGCTGCTGAACCACCTGGAGGAGATGCA ACACACCATCTCTACGGATGAGGAAAAGAg TGCCGCTGTGGTCAGCGCCATCAGCCTATACATGCGCCACCTTGGAGTGCGGACCAAGAGCGGGGACAAGAAGTCAGGGAGGAATTTCTTCCGAAAAAAG GTGATGGGGAACAAGCGGTCAGACGAGCCTACCAAGACCAAGAAAGGACTGAGCAGCTTCCTAGATGCCGCCCGCTGGAACCGAGTTGAGCCCCAGG TCCCAGACATGCGACACCTCAAAAACGAGACTAACG TTGAGAAGCTAGGCCTTACAGAGCGGAAGGGAGGCCTGGGGGCGCCCTCCCGGGACCGGAATGTCGGGGCTCCTGGGCAAGATACCCCTGGAGTTTCTCTGCACCCTCTGTCCGGGGATAGCCCCAACCGGGAATCAG GTGTTGATGGCCCACTGGAGCTGGGGGACCCGCCCTCGCAGGGCCCCGCCAGCCTGGAGCTCCCAGCGCCCCCAGAGAGCACTGAGGAGGGTGCTGATACAGAGAG AAAGTGGAAGAG GCTACCGGGGCGTCTGGGGCGCTCGGAGAGCCTGCGGGTGAGTGACCGCCGCCGGCCTTCCCGGGGCAGCCTCGGGGCTAAGGGCCGGGGTGGGGGCCGCTCCCGGAGTGACGTGGACAtggaccccagctctgccacggcCGTGCTTGGCCCTGCCCGACGAGCCAC CCCTGAGCCGGGAGATGAGGGGGAGCCAGGGCGGTCAGGACTGGAGCTGGAACCAGAAGAGCCCCCGGGCTGGCGGGAGCTCATCCTTCCAGACACCCTGCACAGCCTGCCCAAGAGCCAGGTGAAGCGGCAGGAGGTCATCAGCG AGCTGCTGGTGACAGAGGCAGCCCATGTGCGCATGCTCCGGGTGCTGCATGACCTCTTCTACCAGCCCATGGTGGACGGGGGCTTCTTCCCCGTGGAGGAGCTACAGAACATCTTCCCCAGCCTGGACGAGCTCATCGAGGTGCATT CCCTGTTCCTCGATTGCCTGATGAAGCGGAGGCAGGACAGTGGCCCCGTCATTGAGGAGATCGGAGACGTACTGCTGGCCCGG TTTGATGGTGCTGAGGGCTCCTGGTTCCAGAAAATCTCCTCCCGCTTCTGCAGCCGCCAGTCGTTTGCCTTAGAGCAGCTCAAAGCTAAACAGCGCAAGGAGCCTCGGTTCTCTGCCTTCGTGCAG GAGGCCGAGAGCCGCCCACGGTGCCGCCGCCTGCAGCTGAAGGACATGATCCCCACGGAGATGCAGCGTCTGACCAAGTATCCCCTGCTCCTGCAGAGCATCGGGCAGAACACAG AAGAGCCCGCGGAACGGGAGAAAGTGGAGCTGGCAGCTGAGTGCTGCCGGGAAATTCTGCACCATGTCAACCAAGCTGTGCGCGACATGGAGGACCTGCTG CGGCTCAAGGATTATCAGCGGCGCCTGGACTTGTCCCACCTGCGGCAGAGCAGCGACCCCATGCTGAGCGAGTTCAAG AACCTGGACATCACCAAGAAGAGGTTGATCCATGAGGGCCCACTGACGTGGCGGGTGACAAAGGACAAGGCCGTGG AGGTCCATGTGCTGCTGCTGGAtgacctgctgctgctgctccagcgCCAGGACGAGCGGCTGCTGCTCAAGTCGCACAGCCGGACGCTGACGCCCACACCCGACGGCAAGACCATGCTGCGGCCGGTGCTGCGGCTCACCTCCGCCATGACCCGTGAGGTGGCCACTG ATCACAAAGCCTTCTATGTCATCTTTACCTGGGACCAGGAGGCTCAGATATATGAGCTGGTGGCGCAGACGGTGTCGGAACGGAAGAA CTGGTGTAACCTTATCACTGAAACCGCCGGATCCCTCAAGGTCCCTGCCCCTGCTTCCCGTCACAAACCCCGGCCCAGCCCAATCAG cacccGTGAACCCCTGCTCAGCAGCTCCGAGAACGGCAACTGTGGCCGTGAGATGCCCCCGGCTGATG GCCGAATGGAGAGACTCCTCAGCGCCCTGCTGCCCTTCAGCAGACTCGGCCCTGAGGGCCAGCTCGCTGCCAAGGCCCTTGGGAAAG gaggtggaggaggaattTTGTCGCCTACGAGTCCTCCTGTCTCAGCTCGGGGAGAACACTGTCCCCCAGCCTGGCTGTACCTGAGGCTCCCTGCCTCAGGCAG GCCTTTTGCAAGAAGGAGAGGACGGGAGGGCCACCCCCTACCGCACAGCTGCCGCAGCATCTCCAACCCCAagggcctgaggagagggagccGGGCGTCCGGGGCCACGCCTGGGGGGCCCCCACTGGGATCAGCGCCCCCCAACCTCGCGTTGGCCTcagccttctctccctcctgccttctaCTTGGGGGACTCAGGGCTTCATTCCAAGGGGGCACCACGGTGACCCCCATTTCCCGGGCCATCTCAGTATTGCCTGGGGgggccaccccccacccccaagtgcCTTTGCTCTGTTTTTATACCCTGAATTggaggtttattttttaa